The genomic window CTGGACAAGAAACAGCTCCTGTAACGACAAcaccagcaacagcaacaactcctCAAACAACCCCAAATCCTGTGGCCTGCATGTCGAGAACCGTATCTAAGTTGTTTCTGAGCTGCACTTCACTCACGCACTGTCCAGGCAATTCCAAGATCATGGAGCACGTTGAGGCATTCGGATATACTGATCTAGTAGTCGAAATCTCGATCTTTTCTGGAGAATGGAAACCCATAACTGGCACGCTTGCACTTCCAGTGCAAAACTGAAGAAGATCGGAAAGTTTCTTGctgcctatatatatatatatatatatatacagtgtacaAACAGTGCAAACaacagtggtgtgtgtgtgtgtgtgtgtgcgggtgcgtgcgtgtgtgtgtgtgtgtgtgtgtgtgtgtgtgtgtgtgtgcgtgtgtgtgtgcgtgcgtgcgtgtgtgcgtgcgtgcgtgtgtgtgtgttacttaGGAAGGATAGACATAATTCTTGTGCTTCTAGACCTTGTAACAATTAATGCACGTGTTCGCACCTGCTTCCTGAACGTACTGAATAAACGAAGTTTTGAGATCGGCTGGAACAGTGGGCTGAAAAGTACACAGCTCTAGAAACGATTCAGAGGTCAATGGCTTCAAATCTGTAGCGGTAAAAAGGGAACGCATTGATTCCGGATTTGcttttgcaagttcaagtacTGGACCCAGTCCCAGTGCCAGTTGGTCAATTTCGGCTTTTCGAGATAGTATTACATCATGCAGCATTATCTTTAGCATAGCATCCGCTTTGTTAGTTGATGTTAGCCGATGGGTGTAACCAGCAATCGCTAGTGGTTCAGAAAGACTACTGGCTACATTGTGAAACTCAGGATTGTCATCTTCCAGTTCACTGATCTGCAAGAAAGAAGAACTTGTTGCAAGTTGAAGAAACATGAAATTATCTCAACTACACGTCTAACCGTTTTTAGAGTTTCAGCTACGAATGGGTCTGACAAATCGTCCGGACTAATGGTGTCCATAGCTTTCTCCAAAGACGAAGTCACAAGATACGAATAGATAGGTGGAGCAAAGCAAGGAAATCCTGGGCCACCTTGCAAAGCAGATGCAGCAATAATTTGGCCATAAACTTTGAATAAGCCGCCAACCAGTGCATCAAGGTTGTGCATGGGGAGATACCTA from Corticium candelabrum chromosome 12, ooCorCand1.1, whole genome shotgun sequence includes these protein-coding regions:
- the LOC134188168 gene encoding bifunctional serine/threonine-protein kinase/NEDD4-like E3 ubiquitin-protein ligase isoform X1; this encodes MLSPTSQYRLFEGRPGRYLPMHNLDALVGGLFKVYGQIIAASALQGGPGFPCFAPPIYSYLVTSSLEKAMDTISPDDLSDPFVAETLKTISELEDDNPEFHNVASSLSEPLAIAGYTHRLTSTNKADAMLKIMLHDVILSRKAEIDQLALGLGPVLELAKANPESMRSLFTATDLKPLTSESFLELCTFQPTVPADLKTSFIQYVQEAGSKKLSDLLQFCTGSASVPVMGFHSPEKIEISTTRSVYPNASTCSMILELPGQCVSEVQLRNNLDTVLDMQATGFGVV
- the LOC134188168 gene encoding uncharacterized protein LOC134188168 isoform X2, whose product is MLSPTSQYRLFEGRPGRYLPMHNLDALVGGLFKVYGQIIAASALQGGPGFPCFAPPIYSYLVTSSLEKAMDTISPDDLSDPFVAETLKTISELEDDNPEFHNVASSLSEPLAIAGYTHRLTSTNKADAMLKIMLHDVILSRKAEIDQLALGLGPVLELAKANPESMRSLFTATDLKPLTSESFLELCTFQPTVPADLKTSFIQYVQEAVLHWKCKRASYGFPFSRKDRDFDY